A window of Hordeum vulgare subsp. vulgare chromosome 5H, MorexV3_pseudomolecules_assembly, whole genome shotgun sequence genomic DNA:
TATTTCACCAGCTTAACCTTGACTTTTGCTAACTAGCATCATCCAAGCTACAAACAATCTTTTTTTGTTAGGTTGACAATATTCTGAATGTAAAAGATCTTTTGAATTATTATTAACACCCCAAAGAGTGTAGATTTATTCATGGTTTGATGAATCAGGGTATCTACATCCAAAGAAGAAGAGTATACAGAATTATCTGTGGCTATTCTACATTTTTAACACCTTCGCGAATTCTCCATAACATTATTCGTATCATGTTCCAATTGGAACCAGATAAATCACGGACACGCTTCCGAGGAACTTCTCTTTTACAGTGTTAAGCTCTCAGGGTCCTCGACAATCTTTGCAAATGTTTGCAGAAATGCTGCCAAGTCAGCGCCATAGATAATCCTGTGATCAGCAGTGACATTGACCTGAAAAGGATATGAGCAACTTAATTAGGATCATGAGCTGCACTTCAATGGAGTTGTGTTACTTCCAAAAGTGCGCTGTTGCAACTTAAGGATTAAAGATCTAACGACTGCATGGTATACAATCATAAGAGAAATTCAGCATAAACACATCATTTGAAGGTTAGCACTTAGAATGTACAGTCTGGAAAGAATCAGGAGACAAACAATATCTATTGATAACTGCCACAAATCATATTTAGTGATATGATATCATACTAAAATTAAAATAGTGATGTAACAAACTAAAACACGCTTGCAGTTATAGAACCAAACCAAACTTAACCAAATTGTTTGAGAAACTAGCTCAGGTAAAAAGAACGTCCTGCAACCATACTTAGCTGTAGCATGCACCTGAAATTAGTCTACATCACTACGGACCTCTTATTGCATGCGTATCATGCTTGCAAATTATATGATTATAGCCTCAGAAGGGCCTACACAAATTATATATGATAATATACTTCCGCAACATGTGCTAGGGGTTCACACGCATTAATATCTGTTGAATGTGTACAGATATATTACTAAACAGTCAGCTTTGATATATACAAATTACACACCAAAAAGCAAACTAACCAGCATTTCGTTCTTGATACTGAAGAAACCATCCTTGTCAGCAATAACAGTAGGTCTGGATGCTCCAACAGCCATGATAGCCCCCTGCATCAAGCAATTTACATACAGTGGTTCTTAATTGTTAGTTCTTCTTATGTTGCACAGATGCAATTCTATTTGCATTTCATACTCACTGAGCAGAGGTCAGGAAAATAACTCACCTGACCAGGTGGAAGGATTGCATCAAATCTATCCACCCCAAACATACCAAGATTGGACAGCGAAAATGTCCCTATACATCAGCATATCTACATGTAAGCACAGTTCCAGTGAAAACTAAATGTCAAAACTTGACACATGTTCCCTACCTGAGTTGTATTCATTTGGTTGGAGCTGCTTCATACGTGTCTTCTTGAGCAGGGCTCTCCATTTTTGCGCGAGCAGATATATATCCAACTGCCATGATAATTTTCATTTTTGAGGTTTTTAGTTGACGTACTGACATGCTAAATGTTGCGTTTCTTAGTAGAAAAGACAGATACTGCAATAAGCATATACCTTATCTACATCCTCCAACACGGGCGTAAGAAGGCCACCCTCAATGGCAACCGCCACCGCGAcgttgatactattgttgtaacTGAAGCTCTTTCCATCCCTGCAGCTGGCATTCACAACTGGGTGCTGAGCGAGTGCCATGCCTGCTGCTTTCACCAGCAACAATGTTTTTGTAACCCCTTTCAACTTAACCTGCACAATCCATTTTCGTTTAATCAAACTGTCACTACACACATGAAAACCTGAGCACTATCTCAAGAATCCAGCTATGCAATTCAATATTTTGTCCAAGATTCATCGCAACGATACCTTCTCATAGAGTGCATCGAGCTTATCGGTCTTGATGGCATACCCAACTCGGAACGTTGGCACTGACAAGCTCTCCACCATGTTCCTGCTCACCGCCGATTGCATCGATGTGAATGGCACCACAGTCGCACCGGGCACCGGAGGAAGCACTGCCGGTTGTCTGACTGCACCTACTGATGGTGTGCCAGCCGGGGGCGCAGGGGGAGCCGCAGGGGGTGGAGGTGGAGCGGCCTTTGGCTTTGGCTGGATGCCAGCGGCTGCCTCAACGTCAGCCGCCGTGATGCGGCCGTTTGGCCCGGTGCCGACAACATTGGAGATGTCCACTCCGTGCTGCTTCGCGAGCTTCTTGGCATGAGGCGTAGCGATGCCATTCGTGGGCGCGGTCACTGGTGCCGGAGCAGGAGCGATGGTAGGTGGAGCCGTGGCGGCagcatggggaggaggggtcTCTTCGCCCTGGGCCTTGGATAGGGACTGGGCACGCGCCTGCGCGAGGGCGACATCCTCCTCGGACTCGGCGAGGAGGGCGATGGGGGCGCCGACGGGGGCGGTCCCACCGGCCGGGACGAGGACGGCGGCGATGATGCCGTCGTGGAAGGTCTCCACATCCATGTCGGCCTTGTCGGACTCGACGACCACCACGGGGTCGCCCTTGGAGACGCGGTCTCCCTCGGCGGTCGTCCAGGAGACGATCCTGCCCTCCGTCATCGTCGAGCTCAGCGCAGGCATGAAGATCTCGCGCACCTTCGCCCGCACCACCGCCATACGCCGCCGGCGAGGGGTCTGAACGGAATCCGCACGGCCTGCGCGCCGCGGCACGGTGTAGATGGAGAGAGAAGCCAGCGACGCCATGGCCCGCGGGTGGGAGTCACTCACCGATGTCAGCTCGTCGTGGCAAATTTTGGaatgaggaggagcttgccgcagCAGCGACGCTGTGGGACGGGGCGAGGAGGGCTCGGGCCGGGAAAAAATGCGGCGGAATCCGGCGAgcgagcgcggcggcggcggcggtggcgtgaGGGGGGAGGAGGTGTTGTCATTCGGTGAAGGCAACCGCCAACCAACCAGACGGTGCGACTGTGCCAGTTAGTTCCGAAATACGTGGGCTATCTAATTGCCGTCCGATCGTGATCTCCCGGTCAGGACCGCGACAAGTGGCAGGCCTTTCCGCAATACGTGGGCTCTCCTGGTGCCGTCAGATCATGATCTCCCGGTCCAGACGGGGACCGTGGCAGATAGAACTTTGCTAGGCTAATTGTGCGATGGATCTTCCACggctaaaagaaaagaaaagaaaaaggatcaTCTAGGTTTTCGCTTAAGGCCATCGGTTTCTACACTAAATAGAAGAGTGttagagcaagtataataaggtGACATAAGCAGGTTATaaggattaaaatattatattctTCCTTAGTTGGAGGAGAGAGGGGAGAAGAGAGAAGAGAAACGGGCTCTTCGTGAGTAGCCAGCTGCAACACGAGACCCAAGACACTTTGTGAGATTGTAAGGTGGGTCAACTACTACTAAAATAGTACACATCTAAAATTTACTATTGTATATGCCGGCTATTAGATTGACTCTATATGACATGGCAACTCCTTATAGCCGATTGTTGGTtgtattattaaccatgctcttatgcGTCGATCAACCGATCTAATTGccttaagagcatggttaatagtacagcGAGCTGCTGGCTATATGATGTTGACACGTCATCTATAGCCAAGCTTATAGCCCACAAGTACAATAGGTAGATGTAAATAAGTGATACTTTATTGATAGTAGGCCCACCATCCTCTCTCACAAAGTGTCTAGGAGCACGTGTTACAGCCGGCTGTTAGTTTGTAGcccgcttctcttctctctcctcttctctctcttccaactcatcataaatatattattttaagtTTTACAGCCCGCCTACGTCatcctattgtacttgctctaagagcGACCGGCTATTATTA
This region includes:
- the LOC123397799 gene encoding dihydrolipoyllysine-residue acetyltransferase component 4 of pyruvate dehydrogenase complex, chloroplastic; this translates as MASLASLSIYTVPRRAGRADSVQTPRRRRMAVVRAKVREIFMPALSSTMTEGRIVSWTTAEGDRVSKGDPVVVVESDKADMDVETFHDGIIAAVLVPAGGTAPVGAPIALLAESEEDVALAQARAQSLSKAQGEETPPPHAAATAPPTIAPAPAPVTAPTNGIATPHAKKLAKQHGVDISNVVGTGPNGRITAADVEAAAGIQPKPKAAPPPPPAAPPAPPAGTPSVGAVRQPAVLPPVPGATVVPFTSMQSAVSRNMVESLSVPTFRVGYAIKTDKLDALYEKVKLKGVTKTLLLVKAAGMALAQHPVVNASCRDGKSFSYNNSINVAVAVAIEGGLLTPVLEDVDKLDIYLLAQKWRALLKKTRMKQLQPNEYNSGTFSLSNLGMFGVDRFDAILPPGQGAIMAVGASRPTVIADKDGFFSIKNEMLVNVTADHRIIYGADLAAFLQTFAKIVEDPESLTL